The following proteins come from a genomic window of Galactobacillus timonensis:
- a CDS encoding AAA family ATPase, producing the protein MRPVTLTMKAFGSYAEETTVPFNRFNDGLFLITGDTGAGKTTIFDAIVYALYGELSGSASSDRKPEMMHCDKVEKSVPTEVKMEFQQNGKTYTVTRTLRFTRERRTGEYKKITKNAVLYEPEGKTIEGDSAVSRRCTELLGLNKDQFRQIVMLAQGEFREFLKSDSEEKSKILGKLFDSSIYVRYEELLADAAGKLKEKRISNMDAVRVQMETVFVYQEIEDPEEREKYLPANPDLVQNLSDLLKEENTELFDLKKTRDESDKLRTDLTKQRTNAEAVNNDFDLLDQYQKKLEELSHQKASIDLLRKQYLQVENVQHQIMPLYDAWFTASGLLSDNQKGISDTNNQLKEAEKVMKEAEKLKNADESETLKSSELGAAIKELKNSLGQYDDLQEKQKELNNALNILESLNRQAAEADKSWKALDQKIRNEREERSNLEDAPLKKTEADQKLNETSVKLAELQNLQENIQSIHETEKKRDRAQDALNQLTTDASNLNTIYSRKYNRFISGQAGIMGSQLESNLDKDGSAECPVCRTRFIRGQVHSFAQIEADVPSQTEVEQAEKQWKAVELQRQKKQTDFTELNTEAVEKQTSAAEKGQKLFEDCTGWEILCDPDYLNVKNNELNDLKLQQTSSAEILTAKAEKYNELGKQLQKDEAALKTAADRKAALQKQAQDADTACSTLRGEADAMQKALKYPDKAAVQDAVRTLTVQKNEIDDLVKEHEKAFEKAKEQNDTLAGKIDALLKQKPDLEMNVENNRKKLNAALTANKLESDKAAMEILDAVESKDIELWLKQTDASLKLYDQNRATAEKQVNDMLDKTKGKERSRLDEFDAKIKEAVDKYEAANDAYNKKQTKIDQHNDILKKVTEAKRQLAATDQTWKMLSELSDLANGAAGEGGKLSFDRYVMGTVFQEILEMANHRLDVMSGGRYELQHELDANRSNSAAGLGVVVLDMSSGQTRPSASLSGGESFIVSLALALGLSDVVQNHSAGKELDTLFIDEGFGSLDDGTLDKAVSVLNSLTDSSSHLVGIISHVDRLQESIVQQLVVKNTENGSTLELRGVE; encoded by the coding sequence ATGAGACCGGTAACTCTGACGATGAAGGCATTTGGATCGTATGCTGAAGAAACAACGGTTCCTTTCAATCGATTCAACGACGGCTTGTTTCTGATCACCGGTGATACCGGTGCTGGCAAGACAACGATCTTTGATGCAATTGTATATGCACTTTATGGAGAACTAAGTGGATCTGCAAGTTCCGACCGGAAGCCAGAGATGATGCACTGTGACAAAGTAGAGAAATCTGTGCCGACGGAAGTAAAGATGGAATTTCAGCAGAATGGCAAGACATACACCGTGACCCGGACACTGCGGTTTACCAGGGAACGCAGAACCGGTGAGTATAAAAAGATAACCAAGAATGCTGTGCTGTATGAACCGGAAGGAAAGACCATTGAAGGAGATTCAGCAGTTTCAAGGAGATGCACGGAGCTTCTGGGTCTTAACAAAGATCAGTTCCGGCAGATTGTCATGCTGGCACAGGGAGAATTCCGCGAGTTCCTGAAATCAGATAGTGAGGAGAAGAGTAAGATTCTCGGGAAGCTGTTCGACAGCAGCATCTATGTACGGTATGAAGAGCTGCTTGCCGATGCCGCCGGAAAGCTGAAAGAGAAACGAATTTCTAACATGGATGCAGTCCGTGTGCAGATGGAGACGGTATTCGTATATCAGGAGATTGAGGATCCGGAAGAACGTGAAAAATATCTTCCGGCAAATCCGGATCTTGTGCAGAATCTTTCAGATCTCCTGAAAGAGGAGAATACTGAACTCTTTGATCTGAAAAAAACACGTGATGAGAGTGATAAGCTGCGGACAGACCTTACAAAGCAGAGGACCAATGCAGAAGCTGTAAATAATGATTTCGATCTGCTGGATCAGTATCAGAAGAAACTGGAAGAATTGAGCCATCAGAAAGCATCCATAGATCTGCTTCGGAAACAATACCTTCAGGTAGAAAATGTGCAGCACCAGATTATGCCTTTGTACGATGCGTGGTTTACAGCATCAGGCCTGCTTTCAGATAACCAGAAAGGCATTTCTGATACTAATAATCAACTGAAAGAGGCTGAAAAAGTAATGAAGGAAGCTGAGAAGCTGAAAAATGCAGATGAGTCAGAAACTCTGAAAAGCTCTGAACTTGGTGCAGCAATAAAGGAACTTAAAAATTCACTTGGTCAGTATGATGATCTGCAGGAAAAACAAAAAGAATTGAATAATGCACTGAATATTCTGGAATCACTGAACAGGCAGGCAGCAGAAGCAGACAAGTCATGGAAAGCACTGGATCAGAAGATACGGAATGAGCGTGAAGAACGTAGCAATCTGGAAGATGCTCCTTTAAAGAAGACAGAGGCAGACCAGAAACTGAATGAAACGTCAGTAAAGCTGGCTGAACTGCAGAATCTGCAGGAAAACATTCAGAGCATTCATGAGACTGAGAAGAAAAGGGACAGGGCACAAGATGCGCTGAATCAGCTTACCACCGATGCATCGAATCTGAACACAATATACAGCCGGAAATACAACCGCTTTATCAGTGGACAGGCTGGCATTATGGGGTCTCAACTGGAAAGCAATCTTGATAAAGATGGAAGTGCTGAATGCCCTGTGTGCAGGACACGTTTTATTCGCGGCCAGGTACATAGCTTTGCACAGATAGAAGCTGATGTTCCTTCACAGACAGAAGTCGAACAGGCAGAAAAGCAATGGAAGGCCGTAGAACTGCAGAGGCAGAAAAAACAAACTGATTTTACAGAGCTTAATACAGAAGCAGTAGAGAAGCAGACATCTGCTGCAGAAAAAGGACAGAAACTCTTCGAAGACTGCACAGGCTGGGAAATACTTTGCGATCCGGACTATCTGAATGTAAAGAACAATGAGCTGAATGATCTGAAGTTACAGCAGACATCTTCTGCAGAGATACTTACTGCAAAAGCTGAAAAGTACAATGAGCTTGGAAAGCAACTTCAGAAAGACGAAGCTGCTTTGAAAACTGCTGCTGACAGAAAAGCTGCTTTGCAGAAGCAGGCACAGGATGCCGATACTGCATGCAGTACACTGAGAGGTGAAGCTGACGCGATGCAGAAAGCGCTGAAGTATCCGGATAAAGCTGCTGTGCAGGATGCTGTTCGTACGCTTACAGTGCAGAAAAATGAAATTGACGATCTGGTAAAAGAGCATGAAAAAGCCTTTGAGAAAGCAAAGGAGCAGAATGATACTCTTGCAGGAAAGATTGATGCACTTCTGAAGCAGAAACCAGATCTTGAAATGAACGTTGAGAACAATCGTAAAAAACTCAATGCTGCATTGACCGCAAATAAGCTGGAATCCGATAAAGCTGCTATGGAAATTCTTGATGCTGTAGAATCAAAGGATATTGAACTGTGGCTGAAACAGACTGATGCAAGTCTTAAGCTGTATGACCAGAATCGAGCAACAGCTGAAAAGCAGGTCAATGACATGCTGGATAAGACGAAGGGAAAAGAGCGCTCCAGACTTGATGAATTCGATGCGAAGATCAAAGAAGCCGTGGACAAGTATGAAGCCGCAAATGATGCGTACAATAAAAAGCAGACAAAGATAGATCAGCACAATGATATCCTTAAGAAAGTAACAGAGGCAAAGCGACAGCTTGCCGCAACTGATCAGACTTGGAAGATGCTTTCCGAGTTATCGGATCTGGCTAATGGAGCAGCTGGTGAAGGTGGAAAGCTGAGTTTTGATCGATATGTCATGGGAACAGTCTTCCAGGAAATCCTGGAAATGGCTAACCATCGGCTTGATGTAATGTCCGGAGGCAGGTATGAACTTCAGCACGAACTGGATGCAAATCGTTCCAATTCTGCTGCCGGACTTGGTGTGGTGGTTCTGGATATGAGTTCAGGTCAGACACGTCCCAGCGCATCCTTATCGGGAGGTGAATCATTTATTGTTTCGCTTGCACTGGCTCTTGGATTATCGGATGTTGTTCAGAATCATTCTGCAGGAAAGGAACTCGATACACTGTTTATTGATGAAGGCTTTGGATCTCTTGACGATGGAACACTTGATAAAGCTGTTTCTGTTCTGAACAGTCTCACAGACAGCAGCAGTCATCTTGTCGGAATCATCTCTCATGTAGATCGGCTGCAGGAAAGCATCGTTCAGCAGCTTGTTGTAAAGAATACGGAAAATGGAAGTACTTTGGAGCTGCGAGGAGTGGAATAA
- a CDS encoding exonuclease SbcCD subunit D, whose amino-acid sequence MKFIHIADLHFGKIIYGLSMIDDQKDWVEKFLDMCRKERPDAVVIAGDVYDRSTPSGAAVELLDHLLTSLSEMKIVVMMTAGNHDSGQRLAFAHEMLAKQKVHIAGTLQKEMVHVRFENPDGAGPVTFWLMPYLFPEAISVLLQDENIHSYDTAVRKLLSAQNINFSERNVIIAHQNVTANGIEVERGGSESMVGGVGEVDYTAFDGFEYAALGHIHSAYPVGRPSVRYAGTPMCYHFEETRQPAKGPLLVELGEKGQDPSVKLEKIDPLHKMKWLEGTYAEVRQQMRDDVGRNEYIGITLSDQRVRPETSAEFHELAESRQSNLLELLSSWSAVPESGKHADAKSIREKPVEDLFADLYRDRNGDNPPDDVSYKLMQYVGELVRNSDPHEPLNDKDADKILNFAAKLTEDAQ is encoded by the coding sequence ATGAAATTCATTCACATTGCGGATCTGCATTTTGGAAAAATCATTTACGGACTTTCTATGATTGATGATCAGAAAGACTGGGTTGAGAAGTTCCTGGACATGTGCAGAAAAGAAAGACCGGATGCTGTGGTAATTGCAGGAGATGTGTATGACCGTAGCACACCTTCCGGTGCAGCGGTGGAACTGCTTGACCATCTGCTGACCAGTTTGTCTGAGATGAAAATTGTTGTAATGATGACTGCGGGAAATCATGATTCCGGGCAGCGGCTGGCATTTGCACATGAAATGCTGGCGAAACAGAAAGTGCATATTGCCGGAACATTACAGAAAGAAATGGTTCATGTGCGATTTGAAAATCCTGATGGTGCAGGACCAGTGACATTCTGGCTGATGCCGTATCTTTTTCCGGAAGCCATCAGCGTTCTTCTGCAGGATGAAAACATTCACAGCTACGATACCGCTGTCAGGAAGCTTCTGTCAGCGCAGAATATTAATTTCTCGGAGCGGAATGTCATCATTGCCCATCAGAATGTAACTGCAAATGGCATAGAAGTGGAACGGGGCGGATCAGAGTCAATGGTCGGTGGCGTTGGCGAAGTGGATTATACGGCATTTGATGGCTTTGAGTATGCGGCACTGGGACATATTCATTCGGCCTATCCGGTTGGCAGACCATCCGTGCGGTATGCAGGAACACCAATGTGCTATCACTTTGAGGAGACCAGACAGCCGGCCAAGGGACCGCTGCTGGTGGAACTTGGAGAAAAGGGACAAGATCCATCCGTTAAATTAGAGAAGATTGATCCGCTTCACAAAATGAAATGGCTTGAAGGAACATATGCAGAAGTTCGTCAGCAGATGCGCGATGATGTCGGGCGGAATGAATATATCGGCATAACGCTCAGTGATCAGCGTGTTCGTCCGGAAACTTCAGCAGAGTTTCATGAGCTTGCTGAAAGCAGGCAGAGCAACCTGCTTGAACTGCTGAGCTCATGGTCAGCAGTTCCGGAATCCGGAAAACATGCAGATGCAAAATCGATTCGCGAGAAGCCTGTTGAGGATTTGTTTGCTGATCTTTACAGAGATCGAAACGGCGACAATCCGCCGGACGATGTTTCCTACAAACTGATGCAGTATGTAGGAGAACTTGTAAGAAACAGTGATCCGCATGAACCACTGAATGATAAGGATGCTGATAAGATCCTGAATTTTGCAGCAAAACTGACGGAGGATGCACAATGA
- a CDS encoding ISL3 family transposase, which produces MSLNTNKEDIMELFGLEDSDVEDFQYQNLNGNAQISVRLVPHYEPCPECGCKTPRIKDYYWKKITHSVLSDRKCTLLYRARRYVCPVCHRTYAEKNPFSFGSMSISAFTVQRVLTDLKNYNETFSSVARRYHLSPATAAYLFDDHVSLPRKPLPEMISFDEVYAFRNYSEKFVCVLMDFQRQTPIDFLNSRREDRLLSYFMKIPLEERKKVKACSFDMYDTYRTVMKKCFPNSIGIVDRFHLCQELGRQTDSVRIRAMKGTTKGSDEYYLLKKFNWILYRHSDSSTKDGKKLFDPNGQRRYNNHFKFPINYYDLREKLLKISPELMESWNLKEKVYDYYETATPNDREQKLNELITEFRKSQVPEMRHFASTLTKWRTEIINSLTTYGYIYKVDSKTGKPNAYHKRMTNAIIENRNSICKCIKKNANGYHNWDRFRNRLMYVLDKDATYSLNPIHSNVTKTAK; this is translated from the coding sequence ATGTCTCTTAACACGAATAAAGAGGACATCATGGAGCTCTTCGGCCTGGAAGACAGTGATGTGGAGGACTTCCAGTATCAGAACTTGAATGGAAATGCACAGATCTCAGTCCGGCTCGTTCCGCACTATGAGCCCTGCCCGGAATGCGGCTGTAAAACTCCAAGGATCAAAGATTATTACTGGAAGAAGATTACGCACAGTGTTCTTTCTGATCGTAAATGTACGCTGCTTTACCGGGCCAGACGATATGTCTGTCCGGTATGTCATCGAACCTATGCAGAGAAGAATCCATTCTCCTTTGGCAGTATGAGTATCTCCGCATTCACGGTTCAGAGAGTGCTCACGGATCTGAAGAACTATAACGAGACATTCTCTTCCGTTGCGCGCAGGTATCATCTCTCTCCTGCCACAGCTGCCTATCTGTTTGATGATCACGTCAGTCTTCCCAGGAAACCTCTGCCGGAGATGATCAGCTTTGATGAAGTCTATGCCTTCCGCAACTACAGCGAGAAATTCGTCTGTGTTCTTATGGATTTCCAGAGACAGACGCCCATTGATTTCCTGAACTCCAGACGGGAAGATCGGCTGCTCAGCTACTTTATGAAGATCCCGCTGGAAGAGCGGAAGAAAGTCAAAGCCTGTTCCTTCGATATGTACGATACCTATCGAACGGTCATGAAGAAGTGTTTCCCGAACAGTATCGGTATCGTGGACAGATTCCATCTCTGCCAGGAACTGGGACGCCAGACCGACAGTGTTCGAATCCGTGCCATGAAAGGAACCACAAAAGGTTCCGATGAATACTATCTTCTCAAGAAGTTCAACTGGATTCTCTACAGGCATTCCGACAGCAGCACAAAAGATGGTAAGAAGCTGTTCGATCCAAACGGACAGAGAAGATATAACAATCATTTCAAATTTCCGATTAACTACTATGATCTCCGCGAGAAGCTCCTGAAAATAAGCCCTGAGCTGATGGAGTCATGGAATCTGAAAGAAAAAGTATACGACTACTATGAGACCGCCACGCCCAACGATAGGGAGCAGAAACTGAACGAACTGATTACGGAGTTCAGGAAGTCTCAGGTACCGGAAATGCGTCACTTCGCCAGCACACTGACCAAATGGCGGACCGAAATCATCAATTCTCTTACTACCTACGGCTACATCTACAAGGTCGATTCCAAGACCGGCAAACCCAATGCCTATCATAAGCGGATGACCAATGCGATCATTGAAAACCGAAACTCAATCTGTAAGTGCATCAAGAAGAATGCGAACGGCTATCACAACTGGGACAGATTCCGCAACCGCCTCATGTACGTTCTGGACAAGGATGCGACCTACTCATTGAACCCGATACACTCGAATGTCACAAAAACGGCGAAATAA
- a CDS encoding DUF262 domain-containing protein, producing the protein MGKELFDNIPSKVGDLLSDVKNGKVGLPDLQRPFVWKDSKTRDLLDSMLKGYPIGYIMLWQSPEGYETINHIGTNDKTYIHPDYLVIDGQQRLTALLAAISGIKGPFSPDPNSPKVHRMRPAIIQKLLRPSFRVSKASAPEG; encoded by the coding sequence ATGGGAAAAGAATTATTTGATAACATCCCCAGCAAAGTTGGTGACCTGCTTAGCGATGTAAAGAATGGCAAAGTCGGCCTCCCTGATCTTCAGAGACCCTTTGTCTGGAAAGACAGTAAGACACGTGATCTGCTGGATTCAATGTTAAAAGGGTATCCGATTGGGTATATCATGCTTTGGCAATCTCCAGAAGGCTATGAAACAATTAACCATATTGGAACGAATGACAAAACGTATATTCATCCGGATTATTTAGTGATTGATGGTCAACAGCGATTGACAGCATTATTGGCTGCAATATCAGGCATCAAAGGGCCTTTTTCACCCGACCCGAACAGTCCAAAAGTCCACCGTATGCGTCCTGCGATTATTCAGAAGTTGCTGAGACCATCATTCCGGGTATCTAAGGCCAGTGCTCCGGAGGGCTAA
- a CDS encoding type III restriction-modification system endonuclease: MAEMKFKFTIQNYQTEAVNSVVKVFVGQPFQDKVSYRRDTGTQKIERDLFNYKISDEELYMGFANAPVVIDQHQLLKNIQDVQNDNNIKTSFSLAKHMGVCSLDVEMETGTGKTYVYIKTMFELNKQYGWSKFIVVVPSIAIREGVHKSFQMMQDHFMEQYGKKARFFVYNSKNLTDIDNFCSSADLSVMIINVQAFNARGKDARRIRMELDEFGSRKPIDVIQANRPIVILDEPQKMGGEKTQESLKEFNPLFTLNYSATHKEHHDLVYVLDALDAYQMKLVKKIEVKGFDIKNLRGTDGYLFLEDIVISPNKPPMARLEFEIGYDKSINRETRIVGVDDDLYALSKGMEQYQGYHINDIDPIRGVLTFTNGVEIHTGEVLGDVSEKDIRRVQIRETIRSHFEKEKELYNRGIKTLSLFFIDKVENYRKYDEDGNEVNSEYGQMFEEEYLSILNEYLTLFNTPYEQYLRSIDVHSTHAGYFSIDKKGHKVDSSLKRGTDISDDESAYELILKDKEKLLSLDNPVRFIFSHSALREGWDNPNVFQICTLKHGGDSTTNKRQEVGRGLRICVNQTGDRMDEHVLGSEVQEVNKLTVIASDGYKDFVASLQKEIKDDLYERPTKATPEYFTGKRLKIGDAVITVTSDQAHAIYFYLVKNDYIDEDGHITEKYRADDENKALAPLPEKLKDIAEGVHALVNGIFDEHALDGMIEDGHATKIQENALNDNFYKKEFQTLWNYINHKWSYTVHFDSDELIIQSVQHIDDKLFVAQLQYTVTKGTQGEDWNAEKVKSGTGFVSQKSHTYTLDRGETSQLKYDLIGKIGAGTHLTRRTVAAILKGISPSKFAMFKNNPEEFISKVVKLINEEKATMIVDDITYNKTDGTYDSSIFTAEKNKDFSKAYLAKKNVQDYVFADGTAEKSIERKFAEDMDLDDKVVVYAKLPRGFQIPTPVGNYAPDWAIAFQKGTVKHIYFIAETKGSMESMDLRPIEQAKIKCAKKLFNEISTDDVVYGQVDSYQNLLGLMNAI, translated from the coding sequence ATGGCTGAGATGAAATTCAAATTTACCATACAAAATTATCAGACTGAAGCGGTCAATAGTGTCGTGAAGGTTTTTGTCGGGCAGCCGTTTCAGGACAAAGTAAGCTATCGACGTGACACTGGTACGCAGAAAATTGAAAGAGATTTGTTTAATTACAAAATATCCGACGAAGAACTCTACATGGGCTTTGCCAATGCACCTGTTGTCATAGACCAGCATCAGCTCTTAAAGAACATTCAGGATGTTCAGAACGATAATAATATCAAAACGTCTTTTTCTCTTGCTAAGCATATGGGAGTCTGCTCTCTTGACGTAGAAATGGAGACCGGAACTGGAAAAACATATGTCTATATTAAGACGATGTTTGAGCTTAATAAACAGTACGGCTGGAGCAAGTTCATAGTAGTCGTACCATCGATTGCAATCCGTGAGGGCGTCCATAAGAGCTTTCAGATGATGCAGGATCACTTCATGGAGCAGTATGGCAAGAAGGCACGTTTCTTTGTCTATAACTCGAAGAATCTGACGGATATCGATAATTTTTGTTCGAGCGCTGATCTGTCGGTCATGATCATAAACGTTCAGGCATTCAACGCACGTGGCAAAGATGCCCGTCGTATCCGTATGGAGCTGGATGAATTCGGCAGCAGAAAGCCGATTGACGTCATTCAGGCGAACCGGCCTATCGTAATTCTTGATGAGCCGCAGAAGATGGGTGGTGAAAAAACGCAGGAATCCCTCAAGGAATTCAATCCGCTTTTTACGCTGAACTATTCGGCCACGCACAAAGAACATCATGATCTCGTGTATGTTCTCGATGCGCTGGATGCTTACCAGATGAAGCTCGTTAAGAAGATCGAAGTAAAAGGCTTTGATATCAAGAATCTGCGCGGGACAGATGGATACTTGTTCCTTGAGGATATTGTGATCTCGCCCAATAAACCGCCGATGGCAAGGCTGGAATTCGAGATTGGATACGATAAATCCATTAACCGTGAGACTCGTATCGTAGGCGTGGATGATGACCTTTATGCTCTTTCCAAGGGAATGGAGCAGTATCAGGGCTACCACATCAATGACATTGATCCGATAAGAGGCGTCCTTACCTTTACTAATGGTGTCGAGATCCACACCGGAGAAGTACTCGGTGATGTAAGTGAAAAGGATATTCGCCGTGTACAGATCCGTGAAACTATCCGTTCACACTTTGAGAAGGAAAAAGAGCTGTATAACCGTGGCATCAAAACATTGTCGCTGTTTTTCATTGATAAAGTGGAAAATTACCGTAAATATGATGAAGACGGCAATGAGGTTAACTCGGAATATGGACAGATGTTCGAAGAGGAGTATTTGTCTATCCTCAATGAATACCTGACACTTTTTAATACTCCGTATGAGCAGTATCTGCGGAGTATCGATGTTCACTCTACACACGCTGGTTATTTCAGCATTGATAAAAAAGGGCACAAAGTTGATTCCAGTTTAAAACGTGGAACAGATATCAGCGATGATGAATCCGCTTATGAGCTTATCCTGAAAGATAAAGAGAAGCTGCTGTCTCTGGATAATCCTGTGCGTTTTATCTTCTCTCATTCTGCGCTGCGTGAAGGCTGGGATAATCCGAATGTATTCCAGATTTGTACCTTGAAGCATGGCGGAGACAGCACGACAAATAAACGTCAGGAAGTAGGCCGTGGGCTTCGTATTTGCGTCAATCAGACCGGAGATCGCATGGATGAACATGTGCTTGGCTCTGAGGTGCAGGAAGTCAATAAGCTGACGGTTATCGCCAGTGATGGCTATAAAGATTTTGTAGCATCTCTTCAGAAGGAGATTAAGGACGACCTGTATGAGCGTCCGACAAAGGCAACACCGGAATACTTCACCGGCAAGCGGCTTAAGATCGGCGATGCTGTTATTACCGTTACCAGCGATCAGGCGCATGCGATCTATTTCTATCTAGTAAAGAATGATTACATCGATGAAGATGGTCATATAACGGAGAAATACCGTGCAGATGATGAGAATAAGGCATTGGCACCTCTGCCCGAAAAGTTAAAAGACATTGCGGAAGGCGTGCATGCGCTTGTGAATGGTATCTTTGATGAACATGCCCTTGATGGAATGATCGAAGACGGCCATGCGACAAAGATTCAAGAAAATGCTCTGAATGACAATTTCTACAAGAAGGAATTCCAGACGCTCTGGAACTACATCAATCACAAATGGAGCTATACAGTGCATTTTGACAGCGATGAGCTGATCATACAATCCGTACAGCATATCGATGATAAGCTCTTTGTTGCACAGCTTCAGTACACTGTAACGAAAGGAACACAGGGCGAAGATTGGAATGCCGAGAAAGTGAAGTCAGGAACGGGTTTCGTTTCTCAAAAGAGCCATACCTATACCCTTGACCGTGGAGAAACTTCACAGTTGAAATATGACCTTATAGGAAAAATCGGTGCCGGTACGCATCTTACCAGAAGAACTGTTGCAGCGATCCTTAAGGGAATATCTCCTTCGAAATTTGCCATGTTTAAAAATAACCCGGAAGAGTTTATTTCAAAAGTTGTGAAGCTGATAAACGAAGAAAAGGCGACGATGATTGTGGATGACATTACCTACAATAAGACGGACGGAACTTATGATTCGTCGATCTTCACAGCCGAGAAGAACAAAGATTTCTCAAAGGCATATCTAGCCAAGAAGAATGTGCAGGACTATGTGTTCGCAGATGGAACTGCCGAAAAGTCGATCGAACGGAAATTTGCTGAGGACATGGATCTGGATGATAAGGTCGTTGTATATGCAAAATTACCGCGTGGATTCCAGATCCCGACTCCGGTAGGAAACTATGCTCCTGACTGGGCGATTGCATTCCAGAAGGGAACCGTAAAGCATATCTACTTTATTGCTGAAACGAAGGGATCGATGGAAAGCATGGATCTGCGCCCTATCGAACAGGCTAAAATCAAGTGTGCAAAGAAATTGTTTAATGAAATCTCAACCGATGATGTCGTCTATGGTCAAGTTGATTCATATCAGAATCTTCTCGGATTAATGAACGCAATATGA